GATCGCGGTAGCCTGTCCGGCACCGAGCGTGCCACGTAAATCCAGCATCCACCCGCGGGCGCTTAGGGAGCGCGCCATGGTCGCCGCCAGCGAGTCCGCCGTCAGCCGCTCCACATCGACGTACACGATGTCGCCCGGCAGCGTGCGCACGGTGCTCATGGTGGGTCGCTCGGGCAGCACCAGCGGCGCGAGATAGGCCGCACTGCGCGGAATGTTGAGCTGACGCTCGCGGTTGGCCATGTCGCGCAGCCGGAAGAGCGCACCACCGCTCGGGCCGCGCGGCAGCAATGCCATCAGCGCACGCATGCGTGACCACGTGTTCGGCGCCGACACTGCCGCACGGTGATCGATGATCCAGGCCGGCATGGGATATCCATCGGCGGCCGTGACTTCCATGCCCGTCTCGATGCCGAGTACCTTGGTGATTGAATCACGAATCACGTCAGTGATGATCGCGCGATCCTCGATCCAACGCACGCGAAACGGCACCGACGCGGTGCCACGCACCGAATCGGCCGACGCGCCCCGCACATTCGACGGCGTGTCGTCGAGGGCCGATACCATCGGCATCAACGCGGCCGCGTATTCGCTGGCCACGCGCGCCGCCTCAAGCTTGGGGATCGTGCGCTCGAGCAGCGCGTCCATGTCTTCATCGTACAAGTCGCGATGCACGTGTCGCACGCGAATCGCACCCCACAACCGTGCCGCGGCCAACAACCTCGCACCCATGAACGGATAGGGATTGCTGTCGTAGTAACCGGGCAACGCCGCCGGCAGTCGCCGTGTTGGAATGCGCGACGCCCGCACTACACGGTTCGTGCGCAGCAGCGACAACGCGGCGCGCAACACCGGCGCACTGTCCGACGCCTGCGCTGCGCGCGGCAGCACCGTATCGGCCACCAACCCCGTGCTGCCGTCGGCATGCACGAGTTCACCCGTGCGAACGCGCACCACCACGCCACCGGCGATCGGCAACACTACACTCGACACGAGCGGCGTGTCATCCACACCCTCTTCCGCAATCAGCGTGGCTCGGCCGCTCGCCACTAGCGCCAGCAGCGCGCGTGGCAACACCGTGGCACGGTTGGCGAGGACCATTGCGCGCCGCGCGGTGGTCGTTCCCGCCAGCACCGGGCGTCCCGTGCGCACCGTCCACGCGTCATCGGGTATCCACTCGCCATTGGCGTATCGTGCACCACCAACGCGGCGCGTGCGCTCCGTGCTCTCCAGCGTCAGAGCACTGTTCAACTGCGCGGCGAGTCCGGCCTTCGCGACGAAGCGATCGACGTCGAGGGCCAGTGAGTCCACACCGCTCGTTGCCGTGCGGTTCGTCGTCCCCGAGCCCCGCACATCGAGCACCACACGGGTCGGCGCGTTTGCCAGCAGCGCGCGCACCATCGCGGCCGCACTGTCAGTCAACAGCGTTCGCTGCGCCGCACCCAACGGCACGCGCACGATCAGAACGCTATCGCGCGTGCGCTCGCTGCCAACTGTGAAACTCCCGCTCGCTCCCGGCACGCCGACCAGCTCGGACAGCTCGACCCGCGTGAGCGGATCCTGCAGCACCGACAGCATGCGACGATACGCCGTGGCCAGCTGCTGCGGATCCTTGGCCGACCGCACCACGGTGGCCGCGCGAATGAACGCCGAGTCCCACGGCGCGCCGCGTTCGATCACGGCCGGATGGTACAACGAGACGAGATGCCACACCTGCATCAGCGTGTGCAGTCGCGCCACGCCCGCTGAGTCGGAGGGCG
The Gemmatimonas sp. DNA segment above includes these coding regions:
- a CDS encoding S41 family peptidase: MLIPPTPRMFGRVAVRASLVMLAASTAACSSSFFKVTPDAGVGATGGDAPAAAPAQKPAAKPAAKPAAKPAEPKAEPKAPRPARGAAPAPSVVAPLPAPPAVVDTILPEPDPAPSDSAGVARLHTLMQVWHLVSLYHPAVIERGAPWDSAFIRAATVVRSAKDPQQLATAYRRMLSVLQDPLTRVELSELVGVPGASGSFTVGSERTRDSVLIVRVPLGAAQRTLLTDSAAAMVRALLANAPTRVVLDVRGSGTTNRTATSGVDSLALDVDRFVAKAGLAAQLNSALTLESTERTRRVGGARYANGEWIPDDAWTVRTGRPVLAGTTTARRAMVLANRATVLPRALLALVASGRATLIAEEGVDDTPLVSSVVLPIAGGVVVRVRTGELVHADGSTGLVADTVLPRAAQASDSAPVLRAALSLLRTNRVVRASRIPTRRLPAALPGYYDSNPYPFMGARLLAAARLWGAIRVRHVHRDLYDEDMDALLERTIPKLEAARVASEYAAALMPMVSALDDTPSNVRGASADSVRGTASVPFRVRWIEDRAIITDVIRDSITKVLGIETGMEVTAADGYPMPAWIIDHRAAVSAPNTWSRMRALMALLPRGPSGGALFRLRDMANRERQLNIPRSAAYLAPLVLPERPTMSTVRTLPGDIVYVDVERLTADSLAATMARSLSARGWMLDLRGTLGAGQATAILPAVRSMPEVVTAREVRRYDHEPCATTTLRDARALCAVTRETRSRVSRGDTTGHYAGRIVVLIDERTSGDMERLAIALDAVARVTFIGSSSAGAPGETMNVALPGLLQVALPIVELRRADDAQLQRVGITPSVEVRLTVRGVRSGFDDVIERAQQWLVQQLDPPARRRR